One window of the Sander lucioperca isolate FBNREF2018 chromosome 5, SLUC_FBN_1.2, whole genome shotgun sequence genome contains the following:
- the opa3 gene encoding optic atrophy 3 protein homolog — translation MVVGAFPIAKLLYLGVRQMSKPIANRIKAGARRSEFFKTYICGPPAQIYHWIEMRTKMRIMGFRGSVIKPLNEDTAAELGAELLGEAVIFLIGGGCMVLEYSRQAANSRRKEEEQNETITSLQTQLAELTLTTETLDAQLREINRQLLSFPVPTKK, via the exons ATGGTTGTCGGTGCCTTCCCTATCGCCAAGCTCCTCTATCTCGGAGTGAGGCAGATGAGCAAACCTATAGCGAACCGAATAAAAGCAGGAGCCCGGAGAAGCGAGTTCTTTAAGACTTACATTTGTGGGCCACCGGCACAGA TTTACCACTGGATTGAGATGAGAACAAAGATGCGGATCATGGGCTTCCGTGGCTCCGTCATTAAGCCACTGAATGAGGACACGGCTGCAGAGCTGGGTGCAGAGTTGCTGGGAGAGGCAGTCATCTTCCTCATTGGTGGGGGATGTATGGTGCTGGAGTACAGCAGGCAGGCTGCTAACTCTCGCCGCAAAGAAGAGGAGCAGAACGAGACCATCACAAGCCTACAGACTCAACTAGCAGAACTAACATTAACCACAGAGACTCTAGATGCTCAGCTGAGGGAGATCAACAGGCAACTGCTGTCCTTTCCTGTTCCCACTAAAAAGTGA